The Bacteroidota bacterium region TGTACCTCTGCCGAACACATGACTTTCTGAAATTTTTCCTGAAAATGGATCAAGTTCCCAATTCTCAATTTGTCCCACATCAACGGTATCCATGTGAGCATCAATAGCAAGGATGGTTTTCCCATTGCCAATTCTACCTATTACATTTCCCAAACCATCGATAATAACTTCATCGAAACCAGCCTGTTCCATTTGAGATTTCAATTCCAGTATTACATCTTTTTCGCCACAACTTAAAGATTTTATTTTAACTAATTTAGAGAGATTACGTGCTGTAAAATCTCTGTATTTCTCTGATAAATGTTTAATTTCTTTGCTTAATTGGCTCATATTATGGTATTTGTGTTAATGATTATCAAGATTTTTGCTATCCTATATTTTTAAATCATAAATTAAATAAACTCTGATTTTATTTCATGAGCAAATGTAAAACTATTTTCAATAAAACTTTCTAAGTATAATAAAATAGAAATATATAGTTTTCTTAACTTGAATAATTCATAAATTTCGTAACGAAAGCTAAAAATGTGTGTCAGATTTGAACTACCACAGATTTTTATTTTTGAGTAATAGCGAGCTATTTTGATGGAATAAAAATTGAGGACGGTCAAAGATGATGTTCAGTTTGAGCTTGTAGTAGAAATATTTATTAATTATTCAGGTTAAAATCGTAAAGTATGAATAATAGCAACAGACAGCATGATTGTTAAAAAAAAATAAAAATAAATTGAAAAGCTAATTAAATAATTCATTACTTTGAGTATTTAAATACTTAATTATAATTTTAATATATGTCAAGGATAATCAATATCTCTGAAGCAGCATCAATAGCACTACATGGAATAATTTTGATTGCAAAATCGAATAAAATGATTAATGCAATTCAAATAGCAGAAAAAACCGGTACATCTAAACATCATGTTTCAAAAGTAATGTATCGATTAGCAAAAGTAGGATATATTGAATCGATGCGAGGCCCGAATGGTGGTTTTCTACTTAAAAGGGATCCAGATGAATTAACTTTGTTAAATATTTTTGAAGCTATTGAAGGAAAAATTGAAAAGAAGAGATGTCCGCATAATCAAGAAGTTTGCTCATTCAAAGAGTGTATTTTTGAAAATGTTACAAACGAAATCACCATAAAATTCTATAATTACCTGAAAAATAGAACTATATCGAAGTATTTGGAAGATTGATGATTGAATGCAGAAAAAATCTTTGATACAACTATCAAACATTTTTGCAACTTTTTTGCAATATTTTGGTCTCTTTGTAAGTAAATTTAAATAGAAAGCAATTGTTAGATATATGCGTTGAA contains the following coding sequences:
- a CDS encoding Rrf2 family transcriptional regulator, whose protein sequence is MSRIINISEAASIALHGIILIAKSNKMINAIQIAEKTGTSKHHVSKVMYRLAKVGYIESMRGPNGGFLLKRDPDELTLLNIFEAIEGKIEKKRCPHNQEVCSFKECIFENVTNEITIKFYNYLKNRTISKYLED